A genomic segment from Peribacillus sp. ACCC06369 encodes:
- a CDS encoding class III extradiol ring-cleavage dioxygenase, giving the protein MPSLFLSHGTPLLALEKNTYTSFLKDYIKAMEKPAAIVILSAHWESEDQMISAVGKHEVIYDFAGYPEDIFQITYPAPGCLELSDRILTLLSKIGVLGELDERRPLDHGAWGLLHIMYPEADIPIVSMSISPALPLDKQYEIGRTLRELKESNVLIIGSGGIVHNFTYIQKDMHVAEGWAINFENWVEEKIIKWDLKSLFNYEKIAPYSRDAVPSKEHFIPLVIAMGSGDDKKKAALLHRSFQYGNLSLTAWKFD; this is encoded by the coding sequence ATGCCATCATTGTTTTTATCACATGGAACGCCACTATTAGCTTTGGAAAAGAATACCTACACTTCTTTTTTGAAGGATTATATTAAAGCTATGGAAAAACCTGCTGCCATCGTTATTTTGTCAGCACATTGGGAAAGTGAAGATCAGATGATTTCTGCAGTAGGTAAGCATGAAGTCATTTATGATTTTGCAGGATATCCTGAAGATATATTTCAGATAACATATCCTGCTCCCGGATGCCTTGAGCTGTCCGATCGAATTTTAACCCTATTGTCCAAGATAGGTGTATTGGGGGAACTAGATGAAAGGCGCCCCCTAGACCATGGGGCATGGGGGCTTTTGCACATCATGTATCCCGAAGCTGACATCCCGATCGTATCCATGTCCATTAGTCCTGCCCTGCCATTGGACAAGCAGTATGAAATCGGGAGAACATTGAGGGAATTAAAGGAAAGTAATGTACTGATAATCGGGAGCGGTGGAATTGTCCATAATTTCACCTATATTCAGAAGGATATGCATGTTGCAGAAGGATGGGCAATCAACTTTGAGAACTGGGTGGAAGAGAAAATCATCAAATGGGATTTGAAATCTTTGTTTAATTATGAAAAAATCGCTCCCTATAGCAGAGATGCTGTGCCCTCCAAAGAGCATTTCATTCCATTAGTCATCGCAATGGGGTCAGGAGATGACAAAAAAAAAGCAGCTCTCCTGCACAGGAGCTTTCAATATGGCAATCTGAGTTTAACAGCTTGGAAGTTTGATTGA